Part of the Candidatus Tanganyikabacteria bacterium genome is shown below.
CGCATCAGCACCCGTTCGCGCTGGGCGCCCAGGGCTTCGCCGAACCCCTCGACGATCTGTGGCGCGCCTGGGGGAAGGCCGGCGAGTTCCTTCCCGGCGCCCTGGAGGACGCCACCTGGCGCGGTCGCTTCTACGGCTTGCCCCTGGACATCAACTGCACGGTGCTCGTCTACAACCGCGACCTCTACCGCGAGGCCGGCCTGCCCGAACCGGGCCCCGACTATTCCTTCCTGGCCCTGCAGGCCGATCTGGGGAGGCTCACGGCGCCCGCCAGGCAGCGCTACGGCATCGGCCTGACCACCGGCGGGTGGCACACCTACGCCTGGATCCGCGCCAACGGGGGCGACCTGCTGCGGGAAGACGAAAAGGGCGTGCGCGCCACGTTCACCGACCCCCGCACCGTGGCGGCCGTCCGCTACCTGGCCGATCTGGGACACAAGCACCACTTCGGGCCGACCCCCACGAGCAAGGCCCGGGACTACGACGACGCCACCACCCTGTTCGCCGTGGGCCGCGTGGCCGTGGCGTACACCGGGCCGTGGGACTTCGCCTCCATCCGCAAGAACGCGCCGGATCTGCGCTTCGGGGTCGCGCGCTTCCCGGCGGGCCTGGACGGCGTGCGGCGCGGGTCCGTGCAGGGCGGCGGCGGCCTGTTCGTGCCCAAGGGCGCCGCTCACCGGGAGTTGGCCTTCGAGTGGATGAAAATGGCGACGAGCGACAAGTACGCCCGCCGCCTGGCTCGCGAGGAGGGGCGTTTCCCGGTCAAGCCGCACCAGTACAAGGATCCCTGGTTCAAGCAGGACCCGGCGGTGCGGACCTTCATCGGGGCGTTGCCGAGCGCCCGGCCGTTCAAGCTGGACGCCTACCCGCAGGCCAACCAGGCCTTCCAGGATGCCGTGAAGGAGGCCTTCTACGGCGCCGATCCCGCCGTCTCGCTCGCCCGCGCCCAGAAGGTGGCGCAACTGGCGATCGACGCCGTGGAGGGCGGGCGGTGAGCGGCCCGGGTGGGGCCGGCCCGGCGCTCGAGGCGCTCCGCCGCCACCTCCCGGCCTACCTCTTCGTGGCGCCGGCCCTGCTCGTGCTCTGCGTCTTCGTCATCCTGCCGATGCTGACGGCCCTGGTCCTGTCTTTCGCCAGCTGGAACCTCGTCGGGCCGGTGAAGTGGGTGGGCCTGGCCAACTACGCCCTGCTGTTCCAGGATCCGACGTTCGCCCGCAGCCTCCTCAACTCCCTGGTCTACACGGCCGGGTCGGCCACGCTGGGCATCGCCGGGGCCCTGCTGCTGGCGCTGGCCCTCGAGCCCGCGCTCCCGGGGATCGGCGGCTTCCGCGCCATCCTCTTCCTGCCCGCGCTGATGTCCGAGGTCATCGTGGCCATGGTCTTCCAGTGGCTCTACAACGCGGACTTCGGCCTGCTCAACTACGCGCTGCAACTGGCGCACCTCCCCAAGGTGCCATGGCTGACCAGCCCCACCTTCGCGATGCTGGCCGTCGTGCTGATGGGCGCCTGGGTCGGTGCGGCCTACAACGCCCCCATCCTGCTGTCGGGCCTCCAGTCCATCAATCCGACGTTCTACGAGGCGGCGCGCCTGGATGGCGCCACGCCGTGGCAGGAGTTCCGCTTCGTGACGTTCCCGCTCTTGCGGCCGTTCACTCTGTACGTGCTGGTCATGGCGCTCATCGGGTCGTTCCAGGTCTTCGGCCGGATCTTCGTGCTGACCGGCGGCGGGCCGGTCGACAGCACGCTCGTGGCCGTGCAGTACATCTACCGGGTCGCGTTCTCGTTCAACCAGATGGGCTACGCGGCCGCGCTCTCGGTGGCGGTTTTCGCCATCCTCATCGTGCTGACGGCCCTGCAACTGCGCTTCTTCAGGCGGGAGGATGCCGCATGACGGTCCGCAAGGCCTGGCCGCTGTACCTGCTGCTCGTCGGCTGCACGGCGTTGGCGGTGATCCCGTTCCTGTGGATGCTGGTGACGGCCTTCAAGACCGGCCCCGAGGTCTTCCGCTGGCCGCCCGCCCTGCTGCCCGAGACCTGGACCCTGGACAACTTCGGCAAGGCGTGGGGCACCGGCAACTTCCCGCGCCTGTTCCTCAACAGCTTGATCGTGGCGTCGGCCGCGACCCTCCTCAACGTCGTGCTCGACTCCCTGGCCGGCTTC
Proteins encoded:
- a CDS encoding ABC transporter substrate-binding protein translates to MGLPRRVLGLTALALLAAACKPSRADGGKNVLTVWLAADYAGSPIFADLNREFEEAHEGVRIKLLGVPWEDMPTKVKTAIIGGKPPDIAHQHPFALGAQGFAEPLDDLWRAWGKAGEFLPGALEDATWRGRFYGLPLDINCTVLVYNRDLYREAGLPEPGPDYSFLALQADLGRLTAPARQRYGIGLTTGGWHTYAWIRANGGDLLREDEKGVRATFTDPRTVAAVRYLADLGHKHHFGPTPTSKARDYDDATTLFAVGRVAVAYTGPWDFASIRKNAPDLRFGVARFPAGLDGVRRGSVQGGGGLFVPKGAAHRELAFEWMKMATSDKYARRLAREEGRFPVKPHQYKDPWFKQDPAVRTFIGALPSARPFKLDAYPQANQAFQDAVKEAFYGADPAVSLARAQKVAQLAIDAVEGGR
- a CDS encoding sugar ABC transporter permease, translated to MSGPGGAGPALEALRRHLPAYLFVAPALLVLCVFVILPMLTALVLSFASWNLVGPVKWVGLANYALLFQDPTFARSLLNSLVYTAGSATLGIAGALLLALALEPALPGIGGFRAILFLPALMSEVIVAMVFQWLYNADFGLLNYALQLAHLPKVPWLTSPTFAMLAVVLMGAWVGAAYNAPILLSGLQSINPTFYEAARLDGATPWQEFRFVTFPLLRPFTLYVLVMALIGSFQVFGRIFVLTGGGPVDSTLVAVQYIYRVAFSFNQMGYAAALSVAVFAILIVLTALQLRFFRREDAA